The following proteins come from a genomic window of Pseudochaenichthys georgianus chromosome 19, fPseGeo1.2, whole genome shotgun sequence:
- the LOC117464986 gene encoding C1q-related factor-like — MLVLVLVVLIPVLVSSVGTGGTDDSGSHFEMLGTCRMVCDPFPTTDTGGQAGTDTATSGLHVDNDVDLSDHSIGPPLPTYSANGPYGRHGRPGKPGPPGPPGPPGPKGPPGEGVDIVRTGILGLGGKGAVSTTTYNTAPRVAFFGGLRNPQEGYEILRFDDVVTNIGGNYEGATGKFTCKIPGTYFFIYNVLMRGGDGTSMWADLIKNGLVRASAIAQDQDQSYDYASNSVILHLDAGDEVFIKLDGGKAHGGNSNKYSTFSGFILYAD; from the exons ATGCTGGTCCTGGTTCTGGTGGTCCTCATCCCTGTGCTGGTCAGCTCTGTTGGCACAGGAGGCACAGATGACAGTGGGAGCCACTTCGAGATGCTGGGTACCTGCCGCATGGTGTGTGACCCCTTCCCCACAACGGACACAGGGGGTCAAGCGGGAACAGATACAGCAACCTCAGGCCTACATGTGGACAACGACGTGGACCTGAGTGATCACAGCATTGGCCCACCGCTGCCTACATACAGTGCTAACGGCCCCTACGGCAGACATGGACGTCCAGGAAAGCCTGGACCCCCAGGACCACCAGGCCCACCAGGACCTAAGGGACCTCCAGGAGAAGGTGTGGACATCGTACGGACGGGGATTCTAGGTCTAGGGGGTAAAGGGGCAGTTAGTACAACAACGTACAATACAGCACCTCGGGTGGCATTTTTTGGAGGACTACGAAACCCTCAAGAAGGTTACGAAATTCTACGATTTGATGATGTGGTGACTAATATTGGGGGTAACTATGAGGGCGCAACAGGCAAGTTTACCTGTAAGATTCCTGGCACCTACTTTTTCATCTACAATGTGCTCATGAGGGGAGGAGATGGCACCAGCATGTGGGCTGACCTGATCAAGAATGGTCTG GTCAGGGCCAGCGCCATCGCCCAAGACCAGGACCAGAGTTATGACTACGCCAGCAACAGTGTCATCCTTCATTTGGATGCCGGCGATGAGGTTTTCATCAAATTGGATGGGGGCAAGGCCCACGGGGGGAACAGTAACAAGTATAGCACGTTTTCAGGATTCATCCTCTACGCCGACTGA